AAATGCCTTTAAGTTAACTACAGAATAAAAGGGTGAAAGGATAAATCATTACAGCAAGATACCCTAAAacttaccaaagaaaaaaatctatgacTTGAGATTCTATAACCTTGTCTACTTAAGCTAGAGATTCTTGAATCCTGTCACGATGAATGGAAAATTGTATGAATTTTCCTAAAGGGTTCATAGCTTacaggtttttttcctttctttttttttttttttttcttttttgaaacagagtctggctctgtcacccaggctggagtgcagtggcatgatctcactgtaacctccgccaggttcaagccattctcgtgcctcagcttcctgagtagctaggattacaggcgggtgccaccccgcccaactaattttttctatttttagtagagacagggctttgccatgttgcccagactggtctcgaactcctgacttcaaatgatccacccacctcccaaagtgcttgcatgagccaccacgcctggcagctTACAGATTCTTGCAATAGTACTTAACCACACGCCCTCCTGTCCCCAAAGTAACCAATCAcagatattttttcaaaagaatcaAAAGTACTCTGGTCCAAGGCAGACCAGAGTTAAGTAAGCATCTGGTAGGTGTCATAATCCGGCAATACCATAAGTTTATGGGAAAGGGCCTGTGGAAACCAATGACTGTATATAGTTCAAGTTAAGTGGTTCAAAAATTTCGTTCATTATTCTCTGCCATGTACACAAGCCTCAGACCCTCTAATTCCAAGGAAAATTATCCTTGGCCTCTGAATTCGGTGAATTGTGTACATTAAGGGAGAGCTGTCCTTGGCAAGCAGAACACGTTGTCAAGCTGCAAATGCCTTCCACCCTTTTGCCAAAGTCCCCTCACAGGGCAGGCTCAATTCCTTAACCTTCAGACCCGAAACGGCTTGGTATTACACAACAATCCAACAAGAAAGCAAATAAGTATGTACGTTGGAAAAGATTACACCACTTTTATAGTTAGTGGGCTGGAGCCACTCATTTCTCAGCGGAGAGGGTTAGAACTAGGTAATGAAGGTAAATCCCGAGAAGTCCAGGAATAGCAGATTCACTGATTCACTGACTCTCTGGGATTCGGGctgccaaaaataaaatcccagtACTGGGGACTCCAATCAGTCTTGGTGACCAGCACTAGGCAGCTTCAACCTCGGgtgcctcaaagtgctgggtgtcCAGTGGCATAAGTCTTCTTTGATACCCAGTCCTCTGCACCAACAAAGCCGAGGTCCGGAATGACAGTCCCCAGAGAACCGGAGTCACCCTTCTCCCATCCGGCTAGGCCACAGGAACCTGAGAAAATCAAGGGGTGCTGCCAGGTGCCCACCCCCTCCCCGAATCCCCGACGTTGTCGCGAGTCCCGCGGTACAAGGACAGAGGGAAAGTAGGTACACTGTTCAGGTCCCAGCCCCAGGCTCCTCACCCAACAAAGTTCAGTCATCTGGTGCACCAGCTGCTGGAAGCGCTGCTTTTGAGTTTCTACCTCGATGAAATGCTGCAACTGCGGGTCCACTGCACCCAAACCCGCCgcggaggaagaagaggaggaatccATCCCAGGGCGACCAGGCTTGCAGAGACGAACTCCGTACCAACTCGCCGACCTTCACGTGTCTCCGCGACGGAACCGGAACCACAGCTCGCCGCCTCTGGGACCGCCCCCGTGAGTGCACTGCGTCGGCGCAAGGCAGGCGCCCAACTCCACCCCGCCGCCTCACAAGCCTTGGCGCGGGTGCTTAGTTCCCGGAGTCGGCGGGTCCCACTCCTGGAGCCCGCAATCCCGTAACCCCGCAACCCCGCAACCCTCTGGTTGCGCCCAGCCTTGCGCCTTGAGATCGCAGGGCTTAATAAACCCAGAGCCGAGGTGCCGTTGAGATGttattccaaaaagaaaacaaaggagaaaaggaattTACTTCAGACCACGTGGTCCATTCCGTGCTGGCCCAACAGCTCCGCCCCTGTCCATTTCCAAATTGGCCCGCGTTTTCTGAGCTACCAGAGTTGTGCGCTGACCGAACAGCTGGGTCGGTTATTTGGCTATCCTGGGCCACTGGCTTTCGTTTTTTGATGAAGTTTTCCTCTCCCGACGTAGGGAAATGAGACTCTGGCAGTTTGTGCCCAACTTTCAGATTCATTCAAATAACATTGCATGCCTGCTGTAACAGGCATTGTTTTGGCATAATGCATCTCTGATTCAGAGGCAGGAGTTAACAAGAGAGCTTAAACCTGGAGGATCCTGTCGAGTTCTCAGTGTAGGAATATGCCAAACTAATGCCACACAGCAGCTTTCTGGAATACTGAGATAGGGTGCTTCAGGGAGGCTGCATGATTAATAGAGATACCAAAGACTTTCAAGCtttctagtaattttattttatcaaaacacCCTCCCCTCCCATCTTTATGACACCATTTCATTCTTGCCAAAttctacccacccacccccatACCCCCAAGCTCTACCAAATGCCTACTCAAAGAGCTGTTGGACCCCTTTGTGCGACTATTTACATCTTCCCtcctaaaaaatgttttcatcgCAAATTCAGTCTGTGTTAATTCTCGGGAAATTTCAGGCACAATAATTTCTTGGCCTTTGCTCAGAAGCCACTGTCCCAGGGAATCAAAGAAGAGGGGCATTCCCAGATGTAGAGAGGGGCCTTTTTGCATTCAGTGGGAGCACAAAGGCTCCAGGGCTCCTAAGCTTGGGATTTCCTCTGAGAAAGTTAAATTGGGGCTTGTGGAGAAGAGAAGTAGAACCAAGAAGCTTATTGGTGAGCTCAGGATTCTTCATCCATGACATCTAGAATATTGCTCAGAAGAATTTTGAAAGTGGGACGTTCATCTGCTttctaaaaccaaagaaaaagtaaagtgaGAGTGGCTAGAATCCAGAATTCAAGGGAAATGCAATGAGCAAgcagcaaatgtttattaaaatacatgCTGTATGCCCAGTAGCATGCCCTGTCgatcacaaaaggaaaaaaaaaaaaaagaaaagaaatagcagcTGTCCATAAAGTATTTGTGCACTTTTCATCTTTAGTAACTCAGGTGATTAGTGTGATAAGAACAATTTGCAAATTAAACTGACAATCACATTGATCAAAATTGAGGGCAAGTTCATTATGTAACTGTACACAACACATTCTTATTTTGGATGCTCAAGTGAAAAATGGCTACCAAACAAGTTCAAGTGGTTGGCAGAACAGAAATCTCatgtgataatttttaatttttagtgattaatatttcaaaaccaggccgagcgcggtggctcacgcctgtaatcccagcactttgggaggccgaggtgggtggatcacgaggtcaggagttcaagaccagcctgaccaacatgatgaaaccccgtctctactaaaaatacaaaaattagccaggcatggtggtgcacgcctgtaatcccagctacttgggaggctaaggcatgagaatcacttgaacctgggagacggaggttgcagtgagccgagatcaggcctctgaactccagcctgggcgatagaacaagac
The sequence above is drawn from the Theropithecus gelada isolate Dixy chromosome X, Tgel_1.0, whole genome shotgun sequence genome and encodes:
- the TIMM8A gene encoding mitochondrial import inner membrane translocase subunit Tim8 A isoform X2; this encodes MDSSSSSSAAGLGAVDPQLQHFIEVETQKQRFQQLVHQMTELCWVPVA